The following is a genomic window from Chryseobacterium ginsenosidimutans.
CCCTGGTTCAAAACCTAAAGAAGACTGAATCGGTAAATAAACTTCAAGAAAATCAGGGATAATTCTCACTTTCACACCGCTGTCCCAGATAAACTTCGTCGGCTTATTTTTGTTGTTGTAAACTCCTGCATCTGCATACACATGGAAAATTTTCCAGACACTTGTATCTATATTTACAGAAGTGATCCATTTATTGACGCTTCCGGGAAGGAAAGATTTAAAACCTCCGTCTGCCAAGATGAATTGTTGAGATAAAATCCCTCCTGTTGCACTTTGTCCCAAAAGATTGTAAGAAAAAGAATAATCTGAAACTCTGGAAATACCGTAATTGAAAGTATTGTTTCGGGTATCATTTTTCACGAAATATCCAGCGAACAATCTTACACTTAACTTTTGTCTCGGTGCAAATTCCCAACGATAAAATGCTTCGGCAGTCACTTTATTGAAATCTTCCATCCATTGTGTGCTTACGCTTAAGCTTTTTTCATGGATACTTTGGCTGTCGGTGTAGCCGTAGCCAACACTCCAAAGATTATATTTATCATAATCATTATTGGCTATCATTGTCGGGCTCAGATCTCTTTCAAAATAATTGTAGGAAACACCGATTCCTCTGCTTACGGTACTTCTCGGGTTTTTTCTGAAATTAAGATTTGAATATATCGAACCTTTACGATAAGCAAGATCATAATCATAATGGAAATATGAACCTGAAACTCCAAAAGTAAGACTTCGTATAATGCTTTCTGCAGGTAAAAAAGAATAGGCGACTGCTCCTGAACCTGTCAGTTTTCCGGTTCCTGTACTGTAAGTGGGTGTGAAAGAGTACAAAAATTTCTGATCAAAAAAAGATTGGTTCTTAAAATTAAACCCAATTAAAAATTTGTCATAGGTATTATTAAAACGAACTCTCGGACTTACATAAATTTCATTGAATTCAGGATTCGGAATATCTTTAATCAGTTTTAGTTTAATTTTTTTCGTATTCGAAAAGAAACCTTTTGCATATAAAAAATTATCTCTGTAATTGGATTCAGGGAAAATATAATCATCATTCAGAGTGATTTTGTAGGTGTCTAAGGCCGGAATTGAAATGGTTTTTGTTTTTTCGTTTCCTTCAGTTTCTATCCAATACTCTTTTTTTGCGCCTTCTTTTGATGTCGTCTGAAGTTTTACGGGAATATTGGCTAAAGTATTTTTTTGTATTTTAATATGTAAAGAGTCACCTTCTTTTTTGAATCTTTTCAGCTTAAAATTAACTCTGTTTTTATGTTGTAAAAATTCGGACAGATAAGATGTTCTTTTATCTTTTTCAGCTAATTCTTTTAAAAATTCTCTCGGATCAACTTGTTTATCTGTATTTTTAGCTATGAAATTCTGAACCAGATTATCAAAATTTTCATAACCCATTTTATCTGCAGAATAATTGAATAATGTTCCGGTTTCAAAATTGCTGATCGTCATGTCATTAAAATTACTCAGAACAGCGTACTTTTCATCAATTTTCTGATCTAAGTTCTGCGACATAATATATTGATATGCCAAACCATAACGTTCAATAAGTTTTACATCTGAAGCGTGAAAAAGTTTTAAAGGTTTTACACCGAAAATTTTTGTTTCAGGTAAGGTTCCCAGTAATTTTGTATCTGCGTAAAATTTCTTTAAGTACTGTATTTCAAGATAAGATTTTAAACCACTTTTAAACCAATGATAATCCTGCTTATCGGTTATAATATTTTCGTCTAAAATCTTTTTGGCAATAATTCCGAAATAATCGAGATCAGTTTTTTCTGCATCAGTAAATAACTGGAACCTGAATTTCCAGAAGGTAATATCATTATTTCCGAAAAAATCTTCTTTTCCTCTGAATTTATCAGAAATAAAAATCCTTTCCGGGATAAAACCGATCCTCTCTTTAATGAATTTTAATTGTAAAGGAAGATAAAACTCTAAGTTTTGCTTTTCTTCAGGTTTAAGATTATATCCAAATTTTACTTCAGTTTTTACATCTTCAGTATTTATATTAATTGAAGGATATTCGTTTTGAGAAATTAAAAACTCAGGATCAGAATCCATGTACCCATTGAAAGAATTCATTTGAACCTGCTGCAGATTACTTGTAATAAAGTAATTAACGGGAAGATCAAAATTTACTGTCCAGTAAGTATTAAAGCTTACGGATTCTTCAATGTCATGGTAATTTCTTTTAGAAATATTGTCCGGATCAAAACGATCCGGAACAATAAAGAAATATTTTAGTGCTATGTTGTTATCAGAAGTTCCGTATCCTGTAAATTTCTTATCAGGAAGCTGAATCTGATATTGCAGCTGTAGTTTTATTTTTTCTCCGGGTTTTAAAATTCCTTTTAACGGAAGAAAAAAACTTTCGTCAGAAATATTACTGACAGGAATTTCCTGGTCAGAGCTTTTTATAGTTAAACTTAATAATTTACCAAGCTCATTTTTTTCTGCAAAATGCAGATCGGTATTTCTGTCTTCAAGCTTTCGGTAAACCAAAGAAGTTCCTCTTTTGTTGTAAGCTGAAACCCAGTTTAGAAGCTTTACAGTGTTAAGATCTTTTTCAGAATTGTTGTTATAAACAAGTTCCTGATTGACGTTCAGCGTTTTTTTATCTGAAGACAATTTTGCCTCAATATAAATACTGTCCTTCTGTGCAGAAACTTCTACAACACCTAAAAACAAAATAAGACAAATACTAATCCTTTTCAATATTCCTGATAAAGTATCAAATATAACTTATTTTGTAGAAACCTCGTAAAGATTTTAGTTCTGAATTGCTTTTTTTTCTAAAGAACTCAAATACGCGTTCCAGCCTTCATTTTTATAAGTAACAGCAGCTTCTGCCGGATTTTCAGACTTATAAATTCCTCTTCCTACGATAATGAAATCTGTATGAAGTGTTTTGAAGACGTGTTCCGGAGTGTTATACTGTTGTCCTTTTCCATCACCCGACTCCGCAAGATTTACACCGGGAGTGAACAGTAAAATTTCTTCGGGAAGCTCGTTTTGAGAAACTCCACCAATTACATTTGGATGAGAAAGGGCAACTTTTAATGCTTCTTCTCTGTAAGAATTTGTCGTTAAAGCTCCTTTTGAAGACATCCCGATAATTGCAACTACTCCTACATTTTTAAAGCAATCTAAAGATTCAAAACCTCCGATAACCTGAGAAGTTACAAAATCTGCCCAGTCAGTAATTTTGAAAACTCCGCTTGTGAACTGTAATTCCTGAGTATTCCCAATGTCTGCAAATTTTCTGTCTTCCATTAATAAGAACTTGTGTTTTGCAGCCAACGCTTTTAATGGAGTAATTGTTTTTTCGTAATCGAAATCAGAAAGAATATCAATATGAGTTTTTAATGCAATAATGTGTGGCCCTACTTTTTCAGCCAGATCCAATAATTCCTGAGTGGTTGTAACATCAGCAGAAGCAATTAAATTAGATTGTTTTGCTAAAGCTGTTTCCAATAATTTTTTAGAAACGGAATGTTGTGCATTGTTAAGTTTTTGTTCGTAAGAAGCTCTTATTTTTTCTTCAAACTGAATATGATTTCCGGCAAGAAAATCCTGAATTCTTTTTACCTCTTCGTCTGATAATTCTCCGTTTTCCTGAAGAATTTCGCAAACTTCTGAAATATTGAAAAGGGTATGCACTCTGTAACCTTTGCTTTCAAGAAGCTGTTTTCCACCTTGTTCCCTGTCTAAAACGACAACGATATCGGCAACTTTAAGATCTTCCTGTTCAACTTCTGCAATTGTCTCGATTAAAGATTTTCCTGAAGTAATGACATCTTCTACCAAAAGACAGTTTTGCCCTTTCTGGTAAATTCCTTCAATCAGTTTTTTTGTACCGTAGTTCTTAGCCTCTTTTCTTTTAATAATTAACGGAATATAGCTTTCCAGAGACATCGCTGTAGCCATCGGAAGCGCAGCATAAGGAACTCCGCAGATCAGATCAAAATTATCCAAAGGAAGCATTTCCAATAAATAATTAGCTAAATTTTTCAAAATTTTAGGATCTGAAGCCAATGGTCTTAGATCTACATAAAACGGACTTTCAATACCGCTTTTTAATGTAAATCTTCCGAATTTGATGATGCCCAGTTTGTAGCACTCCAAAAAGAATTCTTTTTTACTTTCCATTATTTTTTATTAGATGCTGCAAATTTAAGAATTTGGAAGGGAAATAAGAAATATGATGAAATTTATTGACTGCCTATTATTCAGTTTTAAAAATATTTCACAAAAAAAGCCATCTCAAAGAGATGGCTTTTAATATTTCGGTTAAATTATTTTACAATTTCAGCTTCGATTACTTTCGTAGAGCCTAAGTTGTAATTTTGCTCGGCTTCCCAAAGCAGAAATTTGTCTACTTCTTTTATAAGTTTCGGTATTGCGAGAGATAAAACCGCAAGATCATCCAAAACTCCAATCACAGGAACTGCAACTTCCGGCAGAAGATCAATAGGAGAGATGACGTATAAAAGCCCCAACAACGGAAGAATAATATCAAAGGATTTCATAGGATAATTTCCTTTTCTCCACATTTTTACCATTCTGAAAATATCAGGAATTTTTTTTACGAAACCTTTATGACTGATGGCTTCTTTTGCCAGGTTCAATTTTGAATACTTCATTTTTGTGTTTAGTTTAAATAATTTTTTTAATAATGTAAATTTCGCAAATTTTATACCAACTAATTATAAAATTTAGTTAAAAAAATTATTTAATGATATTATCAATGAATTGATGGGTAGATTCTGTGTTCCAATCTCTTGAAGCGTCTTCTTTTATTAAAATCCGTCCGTTTTTATCTAAAAGATAGGTTGTAGGAAATACCTTCGGAAGTATTTTTTCAGAGATCGGACTTTGGGCAATGTAAACAGGAACATTGTAGTTGTTTTCCTTTAAAAATTTTCTCACTGCATCTTCCTGATCATTCATCGCGATCAAAACGAAATCTATGTGATCTTTTCTGGTATCATATAATTTCTGAATCGAAGGCCATTCTTTTCTGCACGGAGGACACCAAGTTCCCCAAAAATTGAGGAAAACGGCTTTATCTTTAAAAGCCTTCAGATTTGTACTAGGAACGTTGATTCCCTGTAAATCGATGTCGTAATCTTCATCGCTTACATGAACTGCATTTTCAATCGTTGCAATCGGGAAAAATGTGTCCTGCAATTTGTCTTTCACTCCCGGGACAAAAGCAATTACTCCGATAATGGCGATCAATACGAGATAAATTATATTCTTTTTCATTTTACTTTTAATAAAATTGATTAGCAATTAAAATTACAACAATTCCAATATTTCCTGAACAGCATCTTTTCCTCTGTTTTTTGCATAATAAATCTGCAGATCATTGTAAAAATGATCTTTTGTATAAGTTTCAGGATCAGCTTTATACTTCATCAATAGTTCTTTTCCATACTTTGGACGCGGTCCCCAAGAATTTTTCACGTTAAAATCTTTATCTAAAATAATAACTTTGGGGATAGATTCTGTTCCGTTGGTTAAAAATTGATTGATTAGGCTTTTATCATGGTCTCTAAGGAAAATTCTAACTTCATTTTTACCTTCAAAAAACTTAACTAAAGCCGGAACAGTAGCACTTGCATCACCACACCAAACTTCGGAAATAATTAAAATTTTTCCGTCGAAGTTTTTGGCTTCCAGCTCTTTTATCTGATCTTCATCGGGAACATATTTTTTTAATGTTCTGTCGATTCTCTGAAGTCCCAGTTCGTAATAGTGTTTATAATCGATTTCCTGCTGATTTACAGGGTTTTCTAATCTTTGTTTTCCGATTGTAAGATATTCTTCAAAAGAAATACCTTTATCCCAGTAATTTTCCATTACTAATGTTTATGTTTAAAAATTATTGATATTTCTTGTTTTATTGATCAAAAATAAATCTGCCAAAACAAAAGCAGCTAAACTTTCCACAACAGGAACCGCTCTCGGAAGTACACAAGGATCGTGACGGCCTTTTCCTTCTACAATTGCAGGATTTCCGTATTTGTTAACGCTTTCCTGAGGTCTTAAAATCGTTGCGACAGGTTTGAAAGCTACTCGGAAATAAATATCCATTCCGTTTGAAATTCCTCCCTGGATTCCTCCTGAAAGATTTGATTTTGTTGAGAAATCTTCGTTGAAAAGATCGTTGTGTTCGCTTCCTGTCATTTTTGCGCCGCAGAATCCGCTTCCGTATTCAAAACCTTTTGCCGCATTGATATTCAGCATTGCTTTTCCTAATTCAGCCTGAAGTTTTGAAAAAACGGGTTCACCAATACCTACAGGAACATTTTTGATGACACAGGTAATTGTCCCGCCAATGGTGTTGCCTTCTTTTTTGATCTCTTTAATTCTTGCGATCATCTTTTCAGCAGTTTCCGAATCAGGACAACGAACTTCATTGCTTTCCGTTTTTGAAAAATCTAAAGCTTGGTAAGGTTTTTCACAGAAAATGTCTCCAACCGAAGAAACATAAGCGTTGATCTCGATATTTGATAATAATTGTTTTGCTAAAGCTCCAGCAACTACCCAATTCATCGTTTCTCTTGCCGAAGATTTTCCTCCGCCGCGATAATCTCTCAACCCAAATTTTTGATCATATGTGAAATCTGCGTGACTTGGACGATAAGAATCCGCGATGTGGTCATAATCTTTTGATTTCTGATTTTCGTTTTCGATGATAAAACCAATGGGAGTTCCGGTTGTTTTTCCGTCAAAGATTCCTGACAGAAACTTTACCGTGTCACTTTCTTTTCTTTGGGTTACAATTGCGGATTGTCCCGGTTTTCTACGATCCAATTCATATTGAACTTTATCGAAATCAACCGTTAAACCTGCCGGAAAATTATTAATGATTCCACCGTAAGCCAAACCATGACTCTCTCCAAATGTTGTAAGACTGAGAAGATTACCTAGAGTATTTAACATGGTACAAATTTAAGGCTTTTTCTTCAGATAAAATGGCTCGAAAATTTGTTCTATTTATACGAATTGTTGATAGAAGTGATAATGTTTTTTGCTTCTTCTTTCTCTTTCGGATTTAGTTTTTTCCAGACAAATCCTTTTTTAATATTTTTTTTGTCGATCATTTGCGGGAAAATTCCTGCTTTTGCATCATCAAAAATATAGCTTTCTGAAATGGCCGGAAGTTGAGTATCAAAGCTGTAAGGATATTTTTTTGAAACATTGAATTTAAAATTTCCGATGTTGTAAGTATCAAATGTATTGTAATTATAAGTCGAAGGTTTGTAAAGCTGCTTTATTTCTAATTTTCCCATAAAACTTGCGAGCCTGAAACTTGGTAAATAGGTTTGAAGAATATTTGGCAGAGTTAAAAATCCGATGAAAATTATACTTAAAACAGAAAATGCAGCAATTGATTTTTTCTGATCAAAATAATTAATAAAAATTACAAAAAAGATGACAAAAAATACATCTATAAAAAATCGGTATTGCGCTGAAAATAATAAAACCATAATGCTTTTAATCAGAATTGAAATACAAATAAAACTGATGATTTTATTCTTTTTAATAAAGGAAAAAATGATAAAACTTATTAAACTTAAGATGAAAAGAATATTGATTTTCGATTTAATTCCATTTAAGAAAAGCCAGTTTTTGATGTAATCTAAACCTGAAAATTTCTGAATTTCCTGATAAGAATACTGCATATCATAAGTTTTTAGGATTGCATATTGAGATGATATCTTCAAGACTTCAGGATTGGGTTTCCAGCTTACCCCAAAATCTCCTATTGCAACAGGGAAAATAGGATAGCCAAATGTGTACATATTTTTAATGAAAAATAATAAAATGATTAATATTCCCGGAAGTAAGTTTTTGAGATGTGCTTTTACAATAAAGATAGAGTAGAAGAAACTCAAAATCGGAAGCCAGATAATTGTTGGTTTTATGGCAAAGACGAATACTGAAAAGGCAAATAGGAGAGAAGTATTCTTATTTTCTTTTAAAATTTCATTTAAAATAATTAATGAAAAGATAATGACCGGTAGATCCGGACTGGGTGATTGCGAAAACAATAATAAAACGGGAAGAAAACATAAGTGAATCCAGTTTTTCTTTTCTATAATATATAAGGTATAAATAATTAGTAAAACTGAATTAATTCTTAAAAACGGATCAGAAAAGTTGGAGAATCCAGCCTGAAAAATATGCCAGCACGACATTTGTCCTAATGTAAGATCAAGATTTGAAATACCTTTGATTAAGCCAAATTCTGTGAGCCATTTTATTGTAGGAACATAATATCCGAAATGATCTAGTATATAAGGATAAAAAGAACCACAAAATAAAATTATTAATGAAATAATTGAAATCAATACATAATCTTTCTTTGAAAACTTATAAAATTCCTGATACAATTTATTTTTAAAAAAATAAAATAATCCTAATAAAATGGTCGGGATTTCTACATATATATTTAAAGGAACAAAAAAAGCGAAGATTGTCCAAATTAAGCTGACTGCTAAGACTCCCAACAATATTTTGCCGGAAATTCCATTGAATAATGTGCCAAAAATATTTTCTGCAATTTTTCCCCAACCCATCAAAACAGGAATCAGGAAAAGTGTTGAAATCAGAAGTAAAACCATAAAAAAAGATTGCCTAAAAATAAGCAATCTTTCTTGTTATCGTGAAAATAATTAGTTACGAGGCTGAACTCTTCCGCTTTTTCTGTCTTGTGCTCTACCAAGAGTATATCCTGTTGCACCACCTACTACGCCACCGATGACGGCACCGGCACCACGGTTTTTCTTATTAACAAGAGCACCTAACGCGGCACCACCTACAGCACCGATTACTGTACCTTTTGCAGCTTCACTTATCCCTTTTTTCTTAGTTGTACCTTGAGAAGAGCTGCTTTCGTTATTGGCGTAAGTGCCATTACTAGAACTTTGGCTCGGTCTGTCTCTGTATACGGTATGTGTTTCTCTGATTACCTGTGGTTTAGAATTTGCAGCTGCAGTTTTAGCTTTTTGAACTTCCGCAATACTGTCTGTTTTTTTCTGAGCTTCATAGGCCATTTTTTCTTTTTCAATAGCCAATTTCTGCTTTTCAATATCCAATTGTCTCATCTGGAATTCTACTTTTTGTTGTTCCAATGATTTTTCTGCCACCTGATCGTCTTTTTTACAGGCTGTCAATAAAAAAACTGACAATAAACCTGTTAACACTATACTTTTCATAATTCAATTTTTTAATAAACATTCAAAGTAAAAT
Proteins encoded in this region:
- a CDS encoding aminopeptidase — its product is MKRISICLILFLGVVEVSAQKDSIYIEAKLSSDKKTLNVNQELVYNNNSEKDLNTVKLLNWVSAYNKRGTSLVYRKLEDRNTDLHFAEKNELGKLLSLTIKSSDQEIPVSNISDESFFLPLKGILKPGEKIKLQLQYQIQLPDKKFTGYGTSDNNIALKYFFIVPDRFDPDNISKRNYHDIEESVSFNTYWTVNFDLPVNYFITSNLQQVQMNSFNGYMDSDPEFLISQNEYPSININTEDVKTEVKFGYNLKPEEKQNLEFYLPLQLKFIKERIGFIPERIFISDKFRGKEDFFGNNDITFWKFRFQLFTDAEKTDLDYFGIIAKKILDENIITDKQDYHWFKSGLKSYLEIQYLKKFYADTKLLGTLPETKIFGVKPLKLFHASDVKLIERYGLAYQYIMSQNLDQKIDEKYAVLSNFNDMTISNFETGTLFNYSADKMGYENFDNLVQNFIAKNTDKQVDPREFLKELAEKDKRTSYLSEFLQHKNRVNFKLKRFKKEGDSLHIKIQKNTLANIPVKLQTTSKEGAKKEYWIETEGNEKTKTISIPALDTYKITLNDDYIFPESNYRDNFLYAKGFFSNTKKIKLKLIKDIPNPEFNEIYVSPRVRFNNTYDKFLIGFNFKNQSFFDQKFLYSFTPTYSTGTGKLTGSGAVAYSFLPAESIIRSLTFGVSGSYFHYDYDLAYRKGSIYSNLNFRKNPRSTVSRGIGVSYNYFERDLSPTMIANNDYDKYNLWSVGYGYTDSQSIHEKSLSVSTQWMEDFNKVTAEAFYRWEFAPRQKLSVRLFAGYFVKNDTRNNTFNYGISRVSDYSFSYNLLGQSATGGILSQQFILADGGFKSFLPGSVNKWITSVNIDTSVWKIFHVYADAGVYNNKNKPTKFIWDSGVKVRIIPDFLEVYLPIQSSLGFEPGFKDYGKRIRYTLILNLSSIINAARRGWY
- the pyrF gene encoding orotidine-5'-phosphate decarboxylase; its protein translation is MESKKEFFLECYKLGIIKFGRFTLKSGIESPFYVDLRPLASDPKILKNLANYLLEMLPLDNFDLICGVPYAALPMATAMSLESYIPLIIKRKEAKNYGTKKLIEGIYQKGQNCLLVEDVITSGKSLIETIAEVEQEDLKVADIVVVLDREQGGKQLLESKGYRVHTLFNISEVCEILQENGELSDEEVKRIQDFLAGNHIQFEEKIRASYEQKLNNAQHSVSKKLLETALAKQSNLIASADVTTTQELLDLAEKVGPHIIALKTHIDILSDFDYEKTITPLKALAAKHKFLLMEDRKFADIGNTQELQFTSGVFKITDWADFVTSQVIGGFESLDCFKNVGVVAIIGMSSKGALTTNSYREEALKVALSHPNVIGGVSQNELPEEILLFTPGVNLAESGDGKGQQYNTPEHVFKTLHTDFIIVGRGIYKSENPAEAAVTYKNEGWNAYLSSLEKKAIQN
- a CDS encoding YkvA family protein, which gives rise to MKYSKLNLAKEAISHKGFVKKIPDIFRMVKMWRKGNYPMKSFDIILPLLGLLYVISPIDLLPEVAVPVIGVLDDLAVLSLAIPKLIKEVDKFLLWEAEQNYNLGSTKVIEAEIVK
- a CDS encoding TlpA family protein disulfide reductase, encoding MKKNIIYLVLIAIIGVIAFVPGVKDKLQDTFFPIATIENAVHVSDEDYDIDLQGINVPSTNLKAFKDKAVFLNFWGTWCPPCRKEWPSIQKLYDTRKDHIDFVLIAMNDQEDAVRKFLKENNYNVPVYIAQSPISEKILPKVFPTTYLLDKNGRILIKEDASRDWNTESTHQFIDNIIK
- a CDS encoding thioredoxin family protein; the encoded protein is MENYWDKGISFEEYLTIGKQRLENPVNQQEIDYKHYYELGLQRIDRTLKKYVPDEDQIKELEAKNFDGKILIISEVWCGDASATVPALVKFFEGKNEVRIFLRDHDKSLINQFLTNGTESIPKVIILDKDFNVKNSWGPRPKYGKELLMKYKADPETYTKDHFYNDLQIYYAKNRGKDAVQEILELL
- the aroC gene encoding chorismate synthase, which produces MLNTLGNLLSLTTFGESHGLAYGGIINNFPAGLTVDFDKVQYELDRRKPGQSAIVTQRKESDTVKFLSGIFDGKTTGTPIGFIIENENQKSKDYDHIADSYRPSHADFTYDQKFGLRDYRGGGKSSARETMNWVVAGALAKQLLSNIEINAYVSSVGDIFCEKPYQALDFSKTESNEVRCPDSETAEKMIARIKEIKKEGNTIGGTITCVIKNVPVGIGEPVFSKLQAELGKAMLNINAAKGFEYGSGFCGAKMTGSEHNDLFNEDFSTKSNLSGGIQGGISNGMDIYFRVAFKPVATILRPQESVNKYGNPAIVEGKGRHDPCVLPRAVPVVESLAAFVLADLFLINKTRNINNF
- a CDS encoding LIC_10190 family membrane protein produces the protein MVLLLISTLFLIPVLMGWGKIAENIFGTLFNGISGKILLGVLAVSLIWTIFAFFVPLNIYVEIPTILLGLFYFFKNKLYQEFYKFSKKDYVLISIISLIILFCGSFYPYILDHFGYYVPTIKWLTEFGLIKGISNLDLTLGQMSCWHIFQAGFSNFSDPFLRINSVLLIIYTLYIIEKKNWIHLCFLPVLLLFSQSPSPDLPVIIFSLIILNEILKENKNTSLLFAFSVFVFAIKPTIIWLPILSFFYSIFIVKAHLKNLLPGILIILLFFIKNMYTFGYPIFPVAIGDFGVSWKPNPEVLKISSQYAILKTYDMQYSYQEIQKFSGLDYIKNWLFLNGIKSKINILFILSLISFIIFSFIKKNKIISFICISILIKSIMVLLFSAQYRFFIDVFFVIFFVIFINYFDQKKSIAAFSVLSIIFIGFLTLPNILQTYLPSFRLASFMGKLEIKQLYKPSTYNYNTFDTYNIGNFKFNVSKKYPYSFDTQLPAISESYIFDDAKAGIFPQMIDKKNIKKGFVWKKLNPKEKEEAKNIITSINNSYK
- a CDS encoding glycine zipper domain-containing protein, with the protein product MKSIVLTGLLSVFLLTACKKDDQVAEKSLEQQKVEFQMRQLDIEKQKLAIEKEKMAYEAQKKTDSIAEVQKAKTAAANSKPQVIRETHTVYRDRPSQSSSNGTYANNESSSSQGTTKKKGISEAAKGTVIGAVGGAALGALVNKKNRGAGAVIGGVVGGATGYTLGRAQDRKSGRVQPRN